One Candidatus Zixiibacteriota bacterium genomic window, AGTACCGGGTATCGGTCGAAGCGGAAGTCCCCAATGCGGAGAGGTATATTATTTTCTTGACGCCATTGGGCCGGCAGGCTGCAATCAGATTCTTCGTTCCCCCGATAACGGTCTTTTCGAAGGTGAGCGTTTTTGTTTCGGCGATGATGCCGACCAGATGATAAACGACCTCTATGCCGTTGAGAGCGCTTTTCAGAGATTCAACATCATGCAGATCACCGGCGACATATTCAACCATCCCCTTCGCCCCTTGTTTTATACTCCTGCGACGGCTGATGACGAAAACGGTATGACCACTCTCCGCAAGAGCCCCAACGAGATTGTGCCCGATGAATCCGGTCCCTCCCGCAACGGCAATTCTCAAAAATCGACCCCTTTCTGGGCCAGAATCCCTTTCTGATAGGGATGTTTTATCTCCTTCATTTCGGTCACCAGATCAGCTTTATCGATCAGCCATTTGATAGCACTTCGCCCGGTGATGACCAGATGGAGGTTCTCCGGCTTGGCAGCAATGATGTTTTCCAGTTCCTCCCGGCTTATCAGGCCGAGATTAACCGCCACGTTCAATTCATCGAGAATGATCAGTTGATATTTCTGCGCGGATATTTTTTCCAGAGCCATTTCGTATGCTTTGCGGGCGGCGGCGCGGTGTTCCTCGAAACTCTTCTTATCATCGATTATGCCGACAAATCCCTCACCCATGACATTCAGTTCCACATTGGGCGCCAGTTTTTTTATTCCATCCAGCTCGCCATATTTCCAGCTTCCCTTGATGAACTGGATAATACAGACCTGCCAGTCGTAGCCGATCGCACGCACAGTCATCCCGAGCGCCGCCGTGGTTTTCCCTTTGCCGTCCCCGGTATAGACAATCAGCAATCCTTTTTCCTGTCTTGTATTTTCGCTCATGATAATCTTCCCGTCAAAATGTTCCGTTTAAAATTACTCTTTCCCGAGTCGGTTGGCAAGTATTTCTATCGGATGAACAACGGTGAAACGGTCGCCCATTTCGGCCCTGATCTTCATCTGGCAGGCGGGACAGGAAGTCATCAGGTAATCGGCCTCAATCTGTCCATACTCTTCTTTCTTTTGGGCAAACATCAGTTTTGATTCCCGGAAATGAACAAAGCCGAACGACCCGGCCTGAGCGCAACAGCGATCGGCATGAAGGGGACGGATGATAGGGATATTATTTAATTTCCGCAAAAGCTTCTCCGGTTCATTATGGAGCCCGGCGGCGCGTAGATGACAGGGGTTATGATAAGTTACGGTCGTCATTTTTTCGGAGGTGAAAATTGAAAAATCGATTTCCTGCCGATTCAGGTACTGGCTGATATCAAAGCATTTCCCGGTTAGTTTTTCGGCCTCTTGCCGGTATGGATCGTCTTCGGAGAAAAGCTTCTCATATTCTTTCAGACGCAGGAGGCAGGAGGCGCAGCCGGTGATGACGGCTTCAAAGGGCTTGAGGCGGTCAATATTGTAACGGGCCTTTTCCAGAAGA contains:
- the cobO gene encoding cob(I)yrinic acid a,c-diamide adenosyltransferase, which encodes MSENTRQEKGLLIVYTGDGKGKTTAALGMTVRAIGYDWQVCIIQFIKGSWKYGELDGIKKLAPNVELNVMGEGFVGIIDDKKSFEEHRAAARKAYEMALEKISAQKYQLIILDELNVAVNLGLISREELENIIAAKPENLHLVITGRSAIKWLIDKADLVTEMKEIKHPYQKGILAQKGVDF